The proteins below are encoded in one region of Apium graveolens cultivar Ventura chromosome 4, ASM990537v1, whole genome shotgun sequence:
- the LOC141717146 gene encoding uncharacterized protein LOC141717146 isoform X2 — protein sequence MERLQKDKAVTNSLTAIHASVVKQKRILVLKVCYVATALSALSIYLRHQDLLQVFVWPYHSPSLFSEAETKYLPYLLQDIC from the exons ATGGAGAGGCTGCAAAAGG ACAAGGCAGTCACCAATTCTCTCACTGCAATACATGCC AGTGTTGTAAAACAGAAACGCATACTTGTATTGAAAGTGTGCTACGTCGCGACTGCCCTATCTGCTTTGAG CATCTATCTGAGACACCAGGACCTTCTTCAGGTATTCGTGTGGCCATATCATTCACCATCGTTATTTTCTGAAGCTGAAACA AAATACTTGCCCTATTTGCTACAAGACATTTGCTGA
- the LOC141717146 gene encoding uncharacterized protein LOC141717146 isoform X1, whose protein sequence is MAVYKTDYFSEFPSTTMGGSCPYGLRNGSIRNWIIHGLYWGNILCHDYQEIKIQESTQVLDVSAIPRSLPDILKDDLVDIVKVGVTCRRDNSLILLRRV, encoded by the exons ATGGCTGTATATAAAACAGATTACTTTTCTGAATTTCCCTCAACTACAATGGGAGGTTCTTGTCCTTATGGGCTAAGGAATGGGAGTATCAGG AATTGGATTATCCATGGGCTTTACTGGGGAAACATATTATGTCATGATTACCAGGAGATAAAAATTCAAGAAAGTACACAAGTTTTGGATGTCAGTGCTATCCCCCGTTCACTGCCTGATATTTTGAAAGATGATCTCGTAGACATTGTTAAAGTTGGAG TGACTTGTAGAAGGGATAATTCTCTGATTTTGTTACGGAGGGTCTAA